The proteins below come from a single Zonotrichia leucophrys gambelii isolate GWCS_2022_RI chromosome 3, RI_Zleu_2.0, whole genome shotgun sequence genomic window:
- the SLC35A1 gene encoding CMP-sialic acid transporter, with translation MFAASETAPERGRVEQDALQAGRSSTRWFGAAGGAAGGALWAAAPHSMVRWEERRGTAGGPGPAVLKPSASTMSPPKENVSLLFKLYCLTVMTLVAATYTVALRYTRTVETELYFSTTAVCVTEVIKLFLSLGILAKETGSLTRLITSLKENVFGSPKELLKLSVPSVVYALQNNMAFVALSNLDAAVYQVTYQLKIPCTALCTVLMLSRTLSKLQWFSVFMLCGGVTLVQWEPAQATKVQVEQNPWLGFGAIAVAVFCSGFAGVYFEKVLKSSDTSLWVRNIQLYLSGIVVNLFVVYMSDGAKVLEKGFFYGYTYYVWFVVFLASVGGLYTSVVVKYTDNIMKGFSAAAAIVLSTVASVILFGLQITVTFSLGALLVCISIYLYGLPRQDTTKIQPSETKTSKERLATV, from the exons ATGTTTGCTGCCAGTGAAACAGCTCCGGAACGCGGCCGGGTGGAGCAGGATGCTCTCCAGGCGGGACGGAGCTCGACTCGATGGTTCGGCGCGGCCGGCggggcggccggcggggcgCTCTGGGCGGCCGCGCCGCACTCTATGGTGCGATGGGAGGAGCGGCGGGGCACggcgggcggccccggcccggcggtcCTGAAGCCTTCAGCGAGCACCATGTCGCCTCCGAAAG AAAATGTCAGCTTGCTGTTCAAGCTGTACTGCCTCACGGTGATGACCCTGGTTGCTGCCACGTACACGGTGGCACTGCGGTACACCAGGACAGTGGAGACAGAGCTCTACTTTTCAACAAcagctgtgtgtgtcactgAAGTTATCAAGCTGTTCCTGAGCCTGGGCATCCTGGCTAA AGAAACTGGAAGTCTGACAAGATTAATAacatctttaaaagaaaatgtatttggaAGTCCTAAAGAACTGCTGAAATTAAGTGTTCCATCTGTGGTGTATGCTCTCCAAAACAATATGGCATTCGTGGCTCTTAGCAACTTGGATGCTGCAGTCTACCAG GTGACATACCAGTTGAAGATCCCTTGTACAGCTTTATGTACAGTCCTGATGCTGAGCCGTACCCTTAGTAAGTTGCAGTGGTTCTCTGTCTTCATGCTGTGTGGTGGTGTTACCCTTGTTCAGTGGGAGCCTGCTCAGGCTACAAAAGTACAG GTGGAGCAGAACCCATGGCTAGGGTTTGGAGCAATTGCTGTGGCAGTGTTTTGTTCAGGATTTGCAG gagtTTATTTTGAAAAGGTGTTAAAGAGTTCAGATACTTCCTTGTGGGTGAGGAACATTCAGCTGTACTTATCTGGGATTGTGGTGAATTTATTTGTTGTGTACATGTCAGATGGAGCCAAAGTTCTTGAGAAAGGGTTTTTCTATGGCTACACATACTACGTCTGGTTTGTTGTCT TTCTGGCCAGCGTGGGTGGCCTCTACACCTCGGTGGTTGTTAAGTACACAGATAACATCATGAAAGGCTTTTCTGCAGCGGCAGCCATTGTTCTCTCTACTGTGGCATCAGTCATCCTCTTTGGCCTCCAGATAA CTGTTACCTTCTCCCTGGGTGCTCTCCTGGTGTGTATTTCTATTTACCTCTATGGATTACCTCGACAAGACACCACAAAAATTCAGCCCTCAGAGACTAAAACCTCTAAAGAGAGACTTGCTACTGTGTGA